A window from Herbaspirillum sp. meg3 encodes these proteins:
- a CDS encoding PT domain-containing protein, producing MTHKPTHKPTHKPTHKPTHKPTHKPTHKPTHKPTHKPTHKRRSSASSWDRRPTGTSCSMPWQF from the coding sequence ATAACGCACAAGCCAACGCACAAGCCAACGCACAAGCCAACGCACAAGCCAACGCACAAGCCAACGCACAAGCCAACGCACAAGCCAACGCACAAGCCAACGCACAAGCCAACGCACAAACGCCGGTCGTCGGCGTCGTCATGGGATCGTCGTCCGACTGGGACGTCATGCAGCATGCCGTGGCAATTCTGA
- a CDS encoding YceI family protein: MILRSTLTSALIGGIAAFSLASSAIAAPLKVDAGKSTVSAVFKQLNVPVEAKFKKFTAQIDFDSAKPDAAKASVDIDIASFDLGDAEYNKEVLKKEWFNAAQFPKASFVSSSIKAAAGAPAGTKYDVTGKLTIKGKTADVRFPLTVKKEGNGQVFDGAVPIKRLTFNIGEGEWKDTGMVADEVTIKFHVVTAP; encoded by the coding sequence ATGATCCTGCGTTCCACATTGACCAGCGCTCTCATCGGCGGCATCGCCGCCTTTAGCCTGGCTTCGTCCGCGATTGCCGCACCGCTCAAGGTTGACGCCGGCAAAAGCACCGTCAGTGCCGTGTTCAAGCAATTGAATGTCCCGGTTGAGGCCAAATTCAAGAAATTCACCGCACAAATCGATTTCGACAGTGCCAAACCCGACGCCGCCAAAGCCAGCGTGGACATCGACATTGCCAGTTTCGACCTGGGTGATGCTGAATACAACAAGGAAGTGCTGAAGAAGGAATGGTTCAACGCCGCACAATTTCCCAAGGCAAGTTTCGTTTCCAGCTCCATCAAGGCTGCTGCCGGCGCACCTGCCGGCACCAAATATGACGTCACAGGCAAGCTGACCATCAAGGGAAAAACTGCTGACGTGCGTTTCCCATTGACCGTGAAGAAAGAAGGCAACGGACAAGTCTTTGACGGCGCCGTGCCAATCAAGCGCCTCACATTCAACATCGGTGAAGGTGAGTGGAAAGATACCGGCATGGTCGCCGACGAAGTCACCATCAAGTTTCACGTCGTAACAGCACCGTAA
- a CDS encoding flavin reductase family protein — protein sequence MHSRSPRATSREFDAVHFRKALSQFATGVTVITTRLADGTLLGLTASSFNSVSLNPPLVLWSLSEQASSMPVFSGNSHYVINILGADQAALAEQFSRKSADRFNGVEYTLSRTGQPVLKGVSAWFECHNRSRYPEGDHVIFVGEVEHCEVTPQAALVFHDGRFIKTDA from the coding sequence ATGCATTCACGCTCCCCGCGCGCTACGTCGCGCGAATTCGATGCCGTACATTTCCGCAAAGCATTATCTCAATTTGCGACCGGCGTTACTGTTATCACCACACGCTTGGCTGATGGGACCTTGCTCGGCCTGACCGCGAGCTCGTTTAACTCCGTGTCGCTGAATCCACCTCTGGTGCTGTGGAGCTTGTCCGAGCAAGCCAGCAGCATGCCTGTGTTCTCGGGTAACTCTCACTATGTGATCAATATTCTGGGCGCCGACCAAGCTGCACTGGCAGAGCAGTTCTCACGCAAATCTGCGGATCGTTTCAATGGCGTGGAATACACGCTTTCACGTACGGGACAACCCGTTTTGAAAGGTGTCTCGGCATGGTTCGAATGCCATAATCGCAGCCGCTATCCAGAAGGTGATCACGTGATTTTTGTTGGCGAGGTAGAGCATTGCGAGGTGACGCCGCAAGCTGCGTTGGTGTTTCATGACGGGCGGTTTATCAAGACCGACGCTTAA
- a CDS encoding glutathione S-transferase N-terminal domain-containing protein, protein MKLIASLVSPYARKVRIVMAEKKIDYELVLEDVWSETTTIQQFNPLGKVPCLMMDDGGAMFDSRVISEYLDILTPVGKLMPTGGRERAEVKCWEALADGMLDAAILVRLEKARPTRQQSPEWIKRQWSKVDASLKSMASGLGEKTYCVGNHYSLADVAVGCALGWLNFRFPESQWKENYPELLRLFEKLSERQSFKDTAPN, encoded by the coding sequence ATGAAACTAATCGCCTCACTGGTAAGCCCCTACGCTCGCAAAGTTCGCATTGTCATGGCGGAGAAGAAGATCGATTACGAGCTGGTTCTGGAAGATGTATGGAGCGAGACGACGACCATCCAGCAATTCAACCCGCTTGGAAAAGTGCCCTGTCTGATGATGGATGACGGTGGCGCCATGTTTGATTCCCGCGTGATTTCGGAATATCTCGATATCCTGACTCCGGTCGGCAAGCTGATGCCTACCGGCGGTCGTGAGCGGGCGGAAGTGAAATGCTGGGAAGCTTTGGCTGACGGCATGTTGGATGCGGCAATTCTGGTGCGTCTGGAGAAGGCTCGCCCGACACGGCAGCAAAGTCCGGAGTGGATCAAGCGTCAATGGAGCAAGGTTGATGCATCGCTGAAATCCATGGCATCAGGATTGGGCGAAAAAACTTATTGCGTTGGCAATCACTATTCACTGGCGGATGTTGCTGTCGGCTGTGCTTTGGGATGGTTGAACTTCCGCTTTCCCGAATCGCAATGGAAAGAGAACTATCCTGAATTGCTGCGTTTGTTCGAGAAACTGTCCGAGCGGCAGTCCTTTAAGGATACAGCGCCGAATTAA
- a CDS encoding OmpW family protein, translating into MKQQFSLLPKIAALSIAAAFAAPAMAQTAGSNVVNLGWFHFTPQDSSEGLTKSNGPGAGYFPNSHSSVGNADTVGIAFTHFFTDNIAMTADLGLPPKFKLTGQGDLGALGELGTAKQWSPAIVAKYFFGDATSKFRPFVGAGVTYVWYSDVKLSSTFQNRAALNTGAAGGTASASLSSSWAPVLNAGATYNFNDRWSMSLSVSYIPLKTDADITGNPGGAAAALGPQRYKTSITLDPVVSFLSVGYKF; encoded by the coding sequence ATGAAGCAACAATTTTCCCTTTTGCCTAAAATCGCTGCGCTGTCCATCGCTGCTGCTTTCGCTGCACCTGCTATGGCACAAACTGCCGGTAGCAACGTTGTGAATCTGGGCTGGTTCCATTTCACACCTCAGGATTCCAGCGAAGGTCTGACAAAGTCGAATGGTCCGGGGGCTGGTTATTTCCCGAACAGCCACTCTTCCGTCGGTAACGCGGATACAGTTGGTATCGCATTTACTCACTTCTTCACCGACAACATCGCGATGACAGCCGATTTGGGTTTGCCACCGAAATTCAAGCTGACCGGTCAAGGTGATCTGGGCGCGCTGGGCGAGCTGGGTACTGCTAAACAGTGGAGCCCAGCGATTGTTGCCAAGTATTTCTTTGGCGATGCGACCAGCAAGTTCCGTCCGTTCGTCGGTGCTGGCGTGACATATGTCTGGTACTCGGATGTCAAATTGTCGAGCACTTTCCAAAACCGCGCGGCTCTGAACACTGGTGCCGCCGGCGGTACTGCCAGCGCTTCGCTGAGTTCGTCGTGGGCCCCAGTATTGAACGCTGGTGCAACTTACAACTTCAACGATCGTTGGTCGATGAGCTTGTCGGTTTCGTATATTCCTCTGAAGACCGATGCCGACATCACTGGCAATCCTGGCGGGGCAGCGGCCGCGTTGGGGCCTCAACGTTACAAGACAAGCATCACGTTGGATCCTGTCGTGAGCTTCTTGTCCGTCGGCTACAAGTTCTAA
- the msrA gene encoding peptide-methionine (S)-S-oxide reductase MsrA: MNTSSETAILGGGCFWCLEAVYQQLKGVQHVESGYTGGHVNKPTYEQVCNGDTGHAEVVKLTFDPAVISFREILEVFFTIHDPTTLNRQGNDVGTQYRSVIYYDSPAQQDTAKHIIAEMALVWDAPIVTELSPVETYYKAEDYHQNYFQQHPFQGYCAFVVAPKLAKFREVFAEKSKDD, from the coding sequence GTGAATACTTCATCAGAAACAGCAATTCTTGGCGGCGGATGCTTTTGGTGTCTTGAGGCGGTGTACCAGCAGCTGAAAGGCGTGCAGCACGTCGAGTCCGGATATACCGGCGGCCATGTCAACAAGCCGACCTATGAGCAAGTCTGCAATGGTGACACCGGTCATGCGGAAGTTGTGAAGTTGACGTTTGATCCTGCTGTGATCAGTTTCAGAGAAATTCTGGAGGTGTTTTTCACCATCCACGACCCGACGACGCTAAACCGCCAGGGCAATGACGTCGGTACGCAATACCGCTCGGTGATTTACTATGATTCACCTGCCCAGCAAGATACGGCCAAGCACATCATCGCCGAAATGGCGCTGGTGTGGGACGCGCCGATCGTGACGGAACTCAGCCCTGTAGAAACTTATTACAAGGCCGAGGACTATCACCAGAACTACTTCCAGCAACATCCCTTCCAAGGCTATTGCGCCTTCGTTGTCGCGCCGAAGCTGGCCAAGTTCCGCGAAGTCTTTGCCGAGAAAAGCAAAGACGACTAG
- a CDS encoding 5-(carboxyamino)imidazole ribonucleotide synthase, translating to MSQKQSLTNNNNVSIPTTTPATWLGVMGGGQLGRMFAHAAQAMGFKVAVLEQEEDCPAGQVADRLIRTSYTDPKGLEELASLCGAVTTEFENVSADSLAALAVKTYVAPSASGVSIAQDRIAEKRFFVDCSAASGVQPAPHKIIASETDIDAIPADLLPGILKTVRMGYDGKGQVRVRSSADVKTAFAEMKGVTCLLEKMLPLAYEVSVLVARGADGAAVVYPIAENVHRDGILFTTTVPSDHVSDVVAKKAQDAALAIIAKLDYVGVLCIEFFVLTDGSLVVNEMAPRPHNSGHYTMDACITSQFEQQARAMARLPLGDVRQHSPAVMLNILGDVWYEGDSDEMREPAWDKILALPGAHLHLYGKAQARRARKMGHITFVAPTMVQAQAQLAAACVILGIAQ from the coding sequence ATGAGTCAGAAGCAGTCCCTCACGAACAATAACAATGTTTCGATCCCCACCACGACGCCGGCCACCTGGCTGGGCGTGATGGGTGGCGGCCAGCTTGGCCGCATGTTTGCTCACGCTGCGCAGGCGATGGGTTTCAAGGTCGCCGTGCTGGAGCAGGAAGAAGATTGTCCGGCAGGGCAGGTTGCAGATCGTTTGATTCGTACCTCTTATACCGATCCTAAAGGCTTGGAAGAACTCGCATCCTTATGCGGCGCAGTCACCACGGAATTTGAAAACGTATCGGCCGACAGCCTTGCCGCATTGGCTGTCAAGACTTACGTTGCCCCCTCTGCATCCGGCGTATCGATTGCGCAGGACCGCATTGCCGAGAAACGTTTCTTCGTTGATTGCAGTGCTGCGTCCGGTGTGCAACCTGCGCCGCACAAGATCATCGCCAGCGAGACGGATATTGATGCGATTCCAGCTGATTTGCTGCCGGGGATTCTGAAGACCGTGCGCATGGGATATGACGGCAAAGGCCAGGTACGCGTGCGCAGCAGCGCCGATGTGAAGACAGCGTTCGCCGAGATGAAGGGCGTGACCTGTCTCCTGGAAAAAATGCTGCCGCTGGCTTACGAAGTTTCCGTATTGGTGGCGCGCGGTGCCGATGGCGCCGCTGTGGTGTATCCGATTGCCGAGAACGTTCATCGTGACGGCATCTTGTTTACCACGACCGTGCCGTCGGATCATGTTTCGGATGTCGTTGCAAAGAAGGCTCAGGATGCTGCGTTGGCGATCATCGCCAAGCTCGATTATGTCGGCGTGCTGTGCATCGAGTTCTTCGTGCTGACGGATGGCTCGCTGGTCGTCAACGAGATGGCGCCCCGCCCGCACAATAGTGGTCACTACACCATGGACGCGTGCATTACCAGCCAGTTTGAACAGCAGGCACGTGCGATGGCGCGCTTGCCGCTGGGCGACGTGCGTCAGCATTCTCCTGCTGTCATGCTGAACATCCTTGGTGATGTCTGGTACGAAGGCGACAGCGATGAGATGCGCGAACCCGCCTGGGACAAAATACTGGCGCTGCCGGGGGCGCATCTGCATTTGTACGGCAAGGCGCAAGCCCGTCGTGCGCGCAAGATGGGTCACATTACTTTCGTCGCGCCAACGATGGTGCAAGCGCAGGCACAGTTGGCGGCAGCATGCGTCATTCTCGGCATTGCTCAGTAA
- the purB gene encoding adenylosuccinate lyase: MSLTALSALSPLDGRYAAKTDKLRPILSEAGFMHHRVKVEIAWLQALSAAGFAEIKPFSANASALLDKLATDFTEADAARIKEIEAVTNHDVKAVEYWLKEKVKDVPELVAASEFIHFACTSEDINNTSHGMMLKAARDTVVLPALQGLIAKLTELAHEHAAVPMMSRTHGQPASPTTLGKEIANVVARLQRAVKRIAAVEILGKMNGAVGNYNAHLSAYPETDWAAFSKNVIEQRLGLVFNPYTIQIEPHDYMAELFDAVARANTILLDLNRDVWGYISLGYFKQRTKAGEIGSSTMPHKVNPIDFENSEGNLGMANAVLKHLSEKLPVSRWQRDLTDSTVLRNIGVAFGYAVLAYDSCLRGLNKLEVNPARLAEDLDNTWEVLAEPVQTVMRRYGIENPYEQLKELTRGKGISKDALRDFINGLAIPQDAKDHLLAMTPANYIGEAITLAKNI, encoded by the coding sequence ATGTCCCTCACCGCACTTTCCGCTCTCTCCCCTCTCGATGGCCGCTACGCAGCCAAAACCGACAAGCTGCGCCCTATCCTCTCCGAGGCCGGCTTCATGCACCATCGGGTGAAAGTAGAAATTGCCTGGCTGCAAGCTTTGTCGGCAGCGGGGTTTGCTGAGATCAAGCCGTTCTCGGCGAACGCCAGCGCGCTGCTCGACAAGCTGGCAACGGATTTCACAGAAGCCGATGCCGCGCGCATCAAGGAAATCGAAGCCGTCACCAACCATGACGTCAAAGCGGTTGAATATTGGCTCAAGGAAAAAGTCAAAGACGTGCCGGAACTGGTTGCCGCGTCCGAATTCATCCACTTCGCCTGCACCTCTGAAGACATCAACAACACGTCCCATGGCATGATGCTCAAGGCGGCGCGCGACACAGTCGTGTTGCCGGCCCTGCAAGGCCTGATTGCCAAACTGACCGAGCTGGCGCATGAACATGCCGCCGTGCCGATGATGTCGCGCACCCACGGCCAGCCGGCCAGCCCGACCACTCTGGGTAAAGAAATCGCCAATGTGGTCGCGCGCCTGCAACGCGCCGTCAAGCGCATCGCCGCCGTCGAAATCCTCGGCAAGATGAACGGCGCCGTCGGCAACTACAACGCCCATCTGTCCGCTTATCCGGAAACAGACTGGGCGGCATTTTCTAAAAACGTCATTGAGCAACGCCTGGGCCTGGTGTTCAACCCTTACACCATCCAGATCGAACCGCACGATTACATGGCTGAACTGTTTGATGCGGTCGCACGCGCCAATACCATCCTTCTGGATCTGAACCGCGACGTCTGGGGCTACATTTCCCTTGGCTACTTCAAGCAACGCACCAAGGCTGGTGAAATCGGCTCCTCGACCATGCCGCACAAGGTCAATCCGATCGACTTCGAAAACTCCGAAGGCAATCTGGGCATGGCCAACGCCGTCCTCAAGCATTTGTCCGAAAAGCTGCCGGTTTCGCGCTGGCAGCGCGATCTGACCGACTCGACCGTCCTGCGCAACATTGGTGTGGCCTTTGGCTACGCTGTACTGGCCTATGACAGCTGCCTGCGCGGCCTGAACAAACTGGAAGTCAATCCTGCGCGCCTGGCCGAAGATCTGGACAATACCTGGGAAGTCTTGGCCGAGCCGGTGCAAACCGTCATGCGCCGCTATGGCATCGAAAATCCCTACGAGCAATTGAAGGAACTGACCCGCGGCAAGGGCATTTCGAAAGACGCCTTGCGCGACTTCATCAACGGCCTCGCCATCCCGCAAGATGCGAAGGATCACCTGCTGGCCATGACGCCGGCCAATTACATCGGCGAAGCAATCACCTTGGCCAAAAATATTTAA
- the pdxH gene encoding pyridoxamine 5'-phosphate oxidase, which yields MSIADLRKDYSRASLSELDVAADPIVQFSTWFDEAIKAEIAEPNAMSVATVGADGKPSSRIVLLKQVDAAGFTWFTNYHSRKGREIAQHPYVALLFHWVELERQVRIEGKIEQVTASESDAYFSSRPLSSQIGAIASEQSQPVDKRETLEAQFATAETKYGTQPVRPEHWGGYRVVPEKMEFWQGRRSRLHDRVIYTRTADGAWNRQRLQP from the coding sequence ATGTCGATAGCAGATCTTCGCAAAGATTACAGCCGCGCCAGTTTGTCTGAGCTTGATGTCGCCGCCGATCCTATTGTTCAATTTTCAACATGGTTTGATGAAGCCATCAAAGCAGAGATCGCAGAACCCAATGCGATGAGCGTTGCTACCGTCGGTGCCGACGGCAAGCCCTCCTCGCGTATTGTCCTGCTCAAGCAAGTCGATGCTGCCGGATTCACATGGTTCACCAATTATCACAGTCGCAAAGGACGTGAGATCGCTCAACATCCTTATGTCGCGCTGCTTTTTCACTGGGTAGAACTTGAGCGTCAAGTGCGCATCGAAGGAAAAATCGAGCAAGTTACGGCCAGCGAAAGCGATGCGTATTTTTCGAGTCGCCCTTTGTCGAGTCAGATTGGTGCAATCGCCTCTGAGCAGAGCCAACCGGTCGACAAGAGGGAAACGCTGGAAGCGCAATTTGCCACTGCAGAAACAAAGTACGGCACGCAGCCTGTGCGCCCCGAACACTGGGGTGGCTACCGCGTTGTGCCGGAGAAGATGGAATTTTGGCAAGGCCGTCGCTCGCGCCTGCATGACCGCGTGATCTATACACGCACTGCAGACGGCGCCTGGAACCGGCAACGCCTGCAACCCTGA
- a CDS encoding cyclopropane-fatty-acyl-phospholipid synthase family protein has protein sequence MFWEKKLAAWVEEIRHATALPLRLELWNGRQFDFSDGAPQVTLRVPHVSALTYLFQPSLSNLGEAYVEGKIDVDGPVASIISVANTLAAKTLKAEGKLARIARSIRHSKEKDAEAIRYHYDVSNDFYKLFLDENMVYSCAYFENGDEDLATAQIKKIDHILTKIQVRPGDTLLDIGCGWGALVLRAAQKFGAKCVGITLSENQYALAKERVEKAGLSDRIEIRLQDYRDVTGTFNRITSVGMFEHVGLKNLPMYFARINALLADDGLAMNHGITTTDIENGESPYGGGEFIDKYVFPAGELPHISLVLKAMQQGGLEAFDVENLRKHYAKTCAIWADNFEAKADDIRKITDEKRYRIWRVYLAGSSHGFNQDWISLYQVICGKSNRHADVLPQSRRYIYDATA, from the coding sequence GTGTTTTGGGAAAAGAAGCTCGCAGCTTGGGTAGAGGAAATCCGTCATGCAACGGCGTTGCCGTTGCGCCTGGAACTGTGGAACGGCCGACAGTTCGACTTCAGCGACGGCGCTCCGCAGGTCACCTTGCGCGTTCCTCATGTATCGGCCCTGACTTATCTGTTCCAGCCATCTCTGTCTAATCTCGGCGAGGCTTACGTCGAAGGCAAGATTGACGTCGATGGTCCGGTGGCCAGTATCATCAGCGTCGCTAATACTCTCGCGGCCAAGACATTGAAGGCGGAAGGCAAACTGGCGCGCATCGCCCGCTCTATCCGTCACAGCAAGGAAAAGGATGCGGAGGCCATCCGCTACCACTACGACGTCTCCAACGACTTCTACAAGCTGTTCCTTGACGAGAATATGGTCTACTCCTGCGCCTACTTTGAAAATGGCGACGAAGACCTCGCGACGGCGCAGATCAAGAAGATCGATCATATCCTCACTAAAATACAGGTTCGCCCGGGTGACACGCTGCTCGACATCGGATGCGGCTGGGGTGCACTGGTGCTGCGCGCGGCGCAGAAATTCGGCGCCAAATGCGTGGGTATCACGCTGTCGGAAAATCAATATGCACTGGCCAAGGAACGTGTTGAGAAAGCCGGTCTGAGCGACCGCATTGAAATCCGTTTGCAGGATTATCGCGATGTCACCGGCACCTTCAACCGGATCACCAGCGTCGGCATGTTCGAACATGTCGGTCTCAAAAATCTGCCGATGTACTTCGCGCGCATCAACGCCCTGCTCGCCGATGATGGTCTGGCGATGAATCACGGTATCACCACGACGGATATTGAAAACGGCGAATCACCCTATGGTGGTGGCGAGTTCATCGACAAATACGTTTTCCCCGCAGGTGAATTGCCTCACATCAGTCTGGTGCTGAAAGCCATGCAGCAAGGTGGGCTGGAAGCCTTTGACGTCGAAAATCTGCGCAAGCACTACGCCAAGACCTGTGCCATCTGGGCAGACAATTTTGAAGCAAAGGCAGACGACATTCGCAAGATCACCGACGAGAAGCGCTATCGTATCTGGCGCGTTTATCTCGCCGGCAGCTCGCACGGCTTCAATCAGGACTGGATTTCGCTGTATCAGGTCATCTGCGGCAAATCCAATCGTCACGCCGACGTCCTGCCCCAATCGCGCCGCTACATCTACGACGCAACGGCTTGA
- the purE gene encoding 5-(carboxyamino)imidazole ribonucleotide mutase — MGSSSDWDVMQHAVAILKEFGIPHEAQVVSAHRMPDQMFDYAEKARARGLRAIIAGAGGAAHLPGMIAAKTIVPVLGVPVPSKYLRGEDSLLSIVQMPKGIPVATYAIGEAGAANAALSAIAMLATTDDALAAKLEAFRVKQTQVALDMKLPL, encoded by the coding sequence ATGGGATCGTCGTCCGACTGGGACGTCATGCAGCATGCCGTGGCAATTCTGAAAGAGTTTGGCATTCCGCATGAAGCGCAGGTCGTTTCGGCGCACCGTATGCCGGACCAGATGTTTGATTACGCCGAGAAAGCACGCGCACGCGGCTTGCGCGCCATCATCGCCGGTGCCGGCGGTGCTGCGCATTTACCGGGCATGATCGCCGCGAAGACCATCGTGCCGGTGCTGGGTGTGCCGGTGCCATCCAAGTATTTGCGTGGCGAAGATTCGCTGCTGTCCATCGTGCAAATGCCGAAGGGTATCCCTGTCGCGACCTACGCCATCGGCGAAGCCGGTGCCGCCAACGCCGCCTTGTCGGCCATCGCCATGCTGGCGACCACCGACGATGCGCTGGCTGCGAAGCTGGAAGCTTTCCGCGTCAAACAAACGCAAGTTGCCCTGGATATGAAGTTGCCGTTATGA
- a CDS encoding L-threonylcarbamoyladenylate synthase: MATVQIDMEAVKLAARKLEAGKLVAFPTETVYGLGGDAENAAAIADIYTAKGRPANHPVIVHVAPEADISYWAADVPAEARALIKAFWPGPLTLILKRAAHVPAAASGGQDSIGVRCPSHPVAQALLREFKGGKGGVAGPSANKFGHVSPTTAEHVRDEFGSDADSLVDYVLDGGASEVGIESTIVDLSRVATHGAVLLRPGQISVDQIAAVLGVAPRSPDAAAPRASGTLDAHYAPRTPVAQVPAEQLADTVKKLADAGYKAAVIYRTIPITASHAFMAMSLDADQYAHDLYAALRDMDHRNADVILVEATPSTSAWQGINDRLRRAAFDSTGILSRLFAS, encoded by the coding sequence ATGGCGACGGTACAGATTGATATGGAAGCGGTAAAGCTGGCCGCGCGCAAGCTCGAAGCGGGCAAGCTGGTGGCGTTTCCTACCGAGACTGTCTACGGTCTTGGAGGCGACGCCGAGAATGCTGCAGCGATTGCCGATATCTATACGGCAAAAGGCCGGCCTGCCAATCATCCGGTTATTGTTCACGTCGCTCCTGAAGCTGATATTTCTTATTGGGCGGCGGATGTACCGGCCGAGGCGCGCGCGCTGATCAAAGCTTTTTGGCCGGGGCCGCTGACACTGATTCTGAAGCGCGCTGCTCACGTTCCTGCTGCTGCCTCAGGCGGCCAGGATTCAATCGGTGTGCGTTGTCCGTCTCATCCTGTCGCACAAGCTTTGCTGCGTGAATTCAAGGGCGGCAAAGGCGGTGTCGCAGGACCATCGGCCAATAAGTTTGGTCACGTCAGCCCGACTACTGCCGAACATGTCCGGGACGAATTTGGCAGTGACGCTGACAGTCTTGTCGACTACGTATTGGATGGTGGCGCAAGTGAAGTCGGCATCGAATCGACAATAGTCGACTTGTCGCGTGTCGCAACGCATGGCGCCGTTTTGCTGCGGCCGGGACAGATCAGTGTTGATCAGATTGCCGCCGTGCTAGGTGTTGCTCCACGTTCACCGGATGCTGCAGCACCGCGCGCATCGGGTACGCTTGATGCGCATTATGCGCCACGCACACCGGTAGCTCAGGTCCCGGCGGAACAATTGGCAGATACCGTGAAAAAACTCGCGGACGCTGGTTACAAGGCTGCCGTCATCTACCGCACGATACCAATTACCGCCTCGCATGCCTTTATGGCGATGTCGCTGGATGCCGATCAGTATGCCCATGATCTGTATGCTGCGCTGCGAGATATGGATCACCGGAATGCAGATGTCATTCTGGTGGAAGCAACTCCCTCCACCTCGGCATGGCAAGGCATCAATGATCGCTTGCGTCGTGCTGCCTTCGATTCAACTGGAATTCTTTCTCGTTTATTTGCGAGCTGA
- a CDS encoding cytochrome b, with amino-acid sequence MERYTKPAILLHWLIALLIIAAFSLGLTMVNIPGLTPTKLKYFSWHKWLGVTVLALACLRLLWRLTHAAPAYPVHMPRWQQSAAHALHGLLYILIFAIPISGYFYSLAAGVPVVYLGLYPLPVFIDPNPELKPLLKLVHYWLNMTLLAAFCLHVLAALKHQFIDRDGVLKRILP; translated from the coding sequence ATGGAACGCTACACAAAACCTGCGATTTTGTTGCACTGGCTGATCGCCCTGCTGATCATTGCCGCCTTTTCGCTCGGCCTGACAATGGTCAACATCCCGGGCCTGACGCCGACCAAGCTGAAGTATTTTTCCTGGCACAAATGGCTGGGCGTCACCGTGCTCGCCTTGGCGTGTCTTCGCTTGCTCTGGCGCCTGACGCATGCCGCTCCGGCGTACCCGGTACACATGCCGCGCTGGCAGCAAAGTGCCGCGCATGCGCTGCACGGTTTGCTTTACATCTTGATTTTTGCGATTCCAATTTCCGGGTATTTCTATAGTCTCGCCGCGGGTGTTCCCGTCGTCTATCTGGGCCTTTACCCACTACCGGTTTTCATCGATCCCAATCCGGAACTCAAACCTTTGCTCAAGCTGGTGCACTACTGGCTGAACATGACTTTGCTAGCCGCTTTCTGCCTGCATGTATTGGCTGCGCTGAAGCATCAATTCATCGATCGCGACGGCGTACTTAAACGTATCCTGCCCTGA
- a CDS encoding YceI family protein, producing MKLKFALISLLAAGAASTSALAADTYTIDPSHTYPSFEADHMGISVWRGKFTKTSGTVTLDRAAKTGTMDIVIDASSIDFGHAKLNEHVKSAEVFDVQKFPTATYKGTSIKFDGDKPVAVNGELTLHGVTKPVQLQISKFTCIQHPMLKREVCGADASATFNRADFGVSYGVPRFSPETKLAIQVEAIKNN from the coding sequence ATGAAATTGAAATTCGCCCTGATTTCCTTGCTCGCCGCCGGCGCTGCTTCGACCTCCGCTCTGGCTGCCGACACCTACACCATCGATCCAAGCCACACCTATCCAAGCTTTGAAGCCGATCACATGGGCATCTCGGTCTGGCGCGGCAAATTCACCAAGACCAGCGGCACTGTGACACTGGATCGTGCTGCCAAAACCGGCACCATGGATATCGTTATCGACGCATCGTCGATCGACTTCGGTCATGCCAAGCTGAACGAACACGTCAAGTCTGCTGAAGTATTTGACGTGCAAAAATTCCCGACCGCCACCTACAAAGGCACTTCGATTAAATTCGATGGCGACAAGCCTGTTGCTGTAAATGGCGAACTGACTTTGCATGGTGTGACCAAGCCGGTTCAATTGCAAATCAGCAAGTTCACTTGCATTCAACACCCCATGCTCAAGCGCGAAGTGTGCGGCGCCGATGCCTCCGCAACCTTCAATCGCGCTGATTTTGGCGTGAGCTACGGCGTACCACGTTTTTCGCCTGAAACAAAGCTGGCAATTCAGGTCGAAGCGATCAAGAACAACTGA